A genomic window from Aurantimicrobium photophilum includes:
- the dapD gene encoding 2,3,4,5-tetrahydropyridine-2,6-dicarboxylate N-succinyltransferase produces the protein MVSTQTNTHAWGYGLATIAGDGTVLDTWYPAPQLGQLPAGRDKWIVPAEIEDLVGEDARRNVKLEAVTIEISLSEPANGASDAYLRLHLLSHLLVAPNTINLDGIFGQLPNVVWTNAGPVHPDDFTALRPRLLRAGIQAQGIDRFPRLTDYVTPDRVRIADASRVRLGAHLAPGTVIMHEGFVNFNAGTLGTSMVEGRISQGVVVGDGSDIGGGASIMGTLSGGGTEKVSIGQRSLLGANSGIGISIGDDCVVEAGLYVTAGTKVNVIDGENTTVLKAKELSGVNNLLFRRNSLTGAVEVTSRTGVGIVLNSALH, from the coding sequence ATGGTTTCTACGCAGACGAACACGCACGCTTGGGGTTATGGCCTGGCAACAATTGCCGGCGATGGCACCGTTCTCGACACCTGGTATCCCGCCCCCCAACTGGGACAACTTCCAGCAGGTCGTGACAAGTGGATTGTTCCTGCAGAGATCGAAGACCTCGTTGGCGAAGATGCACGTCGTAACGTCAAGCTCGAAGCAGTCACCATTGAAATCTCTCTTTCTGAGCCAGCTAACGGCGCATCTGATGCCTACCTGCGCCTCCACCTGCTTTCCCACCTCCTTGTTGCCCCCAACACCATCAACCTCGATGGCATCTTTGGCCAGCTTCCCAACGTGGTCTGGACCAACGCAGGCCCCGTCCACCCCGATGACTTCACTGCCCTGCGCCCACGCTTACTTCGCGCCGGCATTCAAGCGCAGGGAATTGACAGATTCCCCCGACTGACCGACTACGTCACACCAGACCGAGTGCGCATCGCTGATGCGTCTCGTGTGCGCTTGGGTGCTCACCTTGCTCCGGGCACCGTGATCATGCACGAGGGCTTTGTGAACTTCAACGCCGGAACCCTCGGCACCTCTATGGTTGAGGGTCGCATCTCTCAAGGTGTCGTCGTCGGCGATGGTTCTGACATCGGTGGAGGCGCCTCCATTATGGGCACCCTTTCTGGCGGTGGCACCGAGAAGGTCAGCATTGGTCAACGTTCACTGTTGGGAGCAAACTCTGGCATTGGTATCTCCATCGGAGATGACTGCGTTGTTGAAGCAGGGCTCTATGTGACAGCTGGCACCAAGGTGAACGTGATTGACGGCGAGAACACCACGGTTCTCAAGGCCAAGGAACTCTCCGGCGTGAACAATCTGTTATTCCGCCGAAACTCTCTCACCGGCGCAGTGGAAGTCACCTCGCGCACGGGCGTGGGCATCGTGCTGAACTCAGCACTTCACTAG